ATATAGTTCTTAAAATTCCCATTCATACAGAACTCTTCAATTTGAAACGCCACCAGACCATAGCCTACCAGTAAAGTTTCGATCTCGTCAAAGGAAGATTGTAGCTCCTTtgcatttttgttttttcttcttctggtcAATGTCCTATTGTAACAGTTATTCAAGTATGCAAAAGGCTCCAACAATTGTTCGTTCTCAGTCAATTGAGCTAATATAATCCCATCGATATTCCGATCGATTTCATCCGAGAGCACGGTATACTGCGGGTTATTCGTCTCAGACCCAGGCAACTTCACCTGAAAGATATCCTCAATGATCAATTCCATTTCTTATCAGTACTTGAAGAGTCTTAGTATACCTCCCTTTCTTAGACCTGCTGTGAAAAGCCTCCAAAGCACACAAAAGATCAGATATCGGAATATTTGCAAACAAACAGTTGGCAATCCAGACACTTACCCAAAATAAAGAGCGACTAATGGTGTGTTTATACCCCACAACAACATGCATCTGCCATTATGGTCCTTAACTACTACTTTTGAAGCTGATTCGAAGTTTGCCTTCAGCTAGAATTGGTGAGCTCATATATCATATTAAACGATAAGCGACTACAAGCCGCATAGCTCatagcgatgagctctcAAGGTTTGCATCCAGATGCAAATAGTCTAATGGAACTAATATACTGTTAAGTCTATAGGCAAAGTacatattatatttttgaatctGGGTATATCATTCACTACTATGTAGCTTTTGATTCAGAATGTGGTTGTAGTCATTGTAAGATCATACCTTTCTTCTAGGAACCGGAGGATCTAGAACTAATTAAATTCAAATGCAATATGGATCTAGTACTGGGAAGGGTTGGGGCCATTGTGGTCGGTTATTTCTATACATGTCTATTACGATCCCTGTTATCAAGCTACTGTTTGAGGGTATTAGTTGACGATGCTATGAAAGAAATGGGGAGAGGAGTGCAAAGGGGATGTGAAAAGGGTGTGCAAGGGACAACTCGTTAGTGCTGATTACGGAGTTTCTTTTGGTGGGTTTCCATCTGAAGTCTTTTAGTATGTGTCCCGTGTGCATTTTAAACAAAAGACCCAGGAAAAAATGGCTTGTGTCAATTACTTGGGTACAATTTTAGTTTTCCTGTTTCAGGTTTGCGCAGAATTTTGGGTTCCCTTTTTCCTATCATGACTTGGACTTGGCAATACAACGTAGAGCAAGGGAATAAGAAAGACCCAAAGGGGGAGATAAAACGGATTGCATCATTTCAAATCGCCGTACCTATTTTACTTGTACTGTATGCATATCTAATAAATTCCTAATAACCTTAAAATATCACACAGATTGTTCCAATTGAGCTCccaaaggaaaaataaaaaatcaaaaatcaaGAATCAGGAAAGATAAGTGTTAATCATTAGAAACTTATATCAATCTATACATAGGGGAAGGTCAATAGAGAAGTTTTTGCTTTGAGCTAGTACATATACACAATacacttatttttttctcatttgaAAGATACATCCATTGTCTTGATAGAAAGAATAGTGCGCTATTATTAatctttttgtattttttgaGGGTTATTTTTTACACGCAACATAATTGCTAAACAATTGTTATTTCTAAGAGTGCAAACAGACTTTACTTTTTGATATCAACATAGATAAAGTCGAATACTCAAATAATCTCCAGCAAGGAAAGGAATCAAGttgaatataaagaaattCACTAATATTTGATATCCAACAACTTTCAAGTATTTAGCCTTTCACAAGACATTGTATTACGATTTGGAATAGGGAGATATTAAGACAACTTATTAATAATAGTCTTTAAAGATTAAACATTGATCTTATTTTGCTTCAATCACACTCATTAAGTAAAAGGTTCAACCATGGAGGAAAAACCGAACGTGAGCAATTCTGAGAGTTCTAGTAAGAATGTTAACGATTTGGATTGCGAAGAATTGGGGTTATCGCCTGCAATGATCACAGCTTTATTCAAAAGACCACATGACAGACAATTCATTATCGACAAGGAACAGGCTATAATCAATTTTATTGATTCTAACCAAAATTCGTTAGAGCTACGCCCTATGAACTCTTACTACCGAATGCTTTCTCATCAAATTGCCGAGTATCACCATCTGAGACATGTCATCGCACGGAGTAACGATGTTAGCGTTATACTCTTTAAAGTAGAGGATACGCACAAGTTTAGGAACAAGAAACCCCTATTGAAGAGCTTGGAGCCGTTATACGTAACTGAAAATAAATCCACAGTATCAGAGGAAGAATCTAAACCTGCAAACAACTCTGCTGGAAATACCAAGAAATTTAAAATACTAAAAAGATCAAAGTCAAAGGATGATGCCATTACCGACAATAGCAGCCAAGAGAACATCCAATTAACATCTGAAACACCTGAAACCCCATTACAGGAGTCAAATAATTCTAGTTCATCTGCTTTGTTAGAGGAGCAGCGcttgaagaaagaggagGAATACAACCAAATCAGACAAAATTTATTCGAGAATGTCAATGGCGATGAGGTAATTGATGACAACTCCTTGaatgatgaggatgatggTGTTCATACAGACCTAAGTGAGGTTTTCGGAGATGTCAAGACCAACAATGATTCAGAAAATCAGGACACAGCAAATGGTAAGGATGAATCAACTTCTGCACCATATTATAGAGTCAAAATCGTGCAAGAAAAATTTGGTGGTATCAACGATTCAAAGAATGGTGCATCTCCACAACCTGATGAATTCCAGACATCTCGAAACAGTCTTCTGACAAACCAGgaatatcaatatcattacAAAGGATATCAAAATAGAAATTCAAGAAGATCCTTCCATAGCAGTAACAGCGCAAGCAGCTTGGGTAATGACATGAACCCTGGATATAAATCGAAAAATAGAAGTGGCAGCTTTACCAGGCGTAGCAGTAATAGCAGCATTAATAGTAGGAGATCATCCTATAACAATAATTCTGAATATGGAGGCCTACATTATGGTAAATATATGCAGCAAATACCACAAGGAACTCCCGCTGGTTTTCCCATGCCTTACATGATGTATCCGCCACACCAAATGATGCAGTATCAACAGATACCACATTTAGGAATGTTTGCAGGTGCAGGTACTATACCAATCGATGGAGCTGGCGTGCCATTTTCAACATCAGCTCCGTATATGTACCCAATACCTATACCACCAACTACGGATGGAATCAATGTGCCTGGAAATGCTGCTGGCAGTATGACGGCCAACTTTACACCCTTCTCCCCTTCCTTACCAAATGGAGTACACATGAGCCCTATAATGGTGCCAAGTGTTCCTAGGTACAATCTAAACTCAACTAATCACCGTTCACATTACAGTAGTAATAATTCTGAGTCAAAGGGATATACAAGAAACAACAAGTATCAAAAGAATTCGTATAGGAATAAGATTACGACGGAGGGTGGTAGTAACGAATCATTCGACGGATCTGAATCAGAAAAAAGTATCGACAATGGcagtaataataatgatcGTGAGGGCAACGCACCCAGTTATCGATCTAGAGGCAATGAGAAAGGAAATTCTGTGTCTGGGGATAACTCTCCAAAGGGGGAAGATATACTCTCATTAAATCAGAACTTGAAAACACTATCAATTTGATCGAGAAACGCTTAATAGATAAATAAATTTAGCAAATTCTATAGTAAATATAGGACATGTCACGACCGAAAATAATAAGACGAGCACCTAAGATACCTCAATGGGGCATGATGCACTCACTCTCTTCAATTCTAAGAATAATGCCACTACAAAGGGATTATTTTACTTTTGGAACATTGTTCGTTATAAAAATTAACTAAATGTTTAGCTGTATGAATACTTACATAAATCTATTTCAAGCCACAATAATTTAATTGTGAGGGATATCATATTCTCCAAATTAGATGATTGACTTCTATAGGAAAGAGGAACaaaaaagatgaagacCATAAATCTAACAAACCCAACAAAGTACTTCTTGTATCATACTTTCACCATAACTGTCAACATGATGGACGCCTAATTACAGTATGGAAGATAATGCAATTCTAAGAAACTTAAAAAATCTATTTCTTCACAATTTCGACACCCCAGTTCAAAGTTAGATGAGTTGTTttgtcatcatcaataaatttagAGACGGCACTGTAGTTACCTCTAGCCAAGAACCCACTTGGGGCCTCGCTTTCAGGCAATTCCACTTCATAGAAAGGCTTTTGTTTTGTGTTTGGGGCATATGATCCTAAATGATCATCAATTTTATCCACCGCGATCCCTGCCTTCTTAATATACTGAACATATCTAAGCCCTGTAATGATTTCATGCTGGACTTTAAAAGTGATACGTAACTTATAAATGGACTTTTCCTTAACTTTGTAACGCTTCGAGGCCAGTTCTTTTATCGTTGTCTCATTGGTCAAATCAAATGTAATTGGCTCTTTCTCTGTATCCACCAACAATTGAATCTTTTGTATCACAACTTTTCTGGTGTCGCCAGGAAACTCCAATGGCAGAACATCAGAGGACAGTCCCAAAGATTCCTTCCATTTAGCCAGGGACTCATCCTCAGCATCTAACTTCTTGTATTCATCAACAGTCTTCTTCTCAGAGACCTTGTACTTGTCATCATTAGTACTCTCTTCAAAATCGTTGAAATCTGGTTCACTCATCCTACCACGGCTATATTTTATACAGATTGTATATTACTTGATATGCCATACAGCAAATGATACAAAACAATTGATCAATCCAGAAGTATCGAAATAATTGGTATCCTCGAGGCCTTTTGCCATTATACTATATTGATCCGGCTCCCTCGAAGGGTTTCAAACGAAATTTCGATTTCTGATCCGTTTGTGCGGTGAAAAGCGTATTGGGAGATAGGCGTATGCCATGACACAAAGTAATATACATAACTGCGCCCAACTATACGTGaatatttaattatttGACAGTGATACCAATTGCGTCAGCTGTACAGTATATGTGCATAATATAGTTTGgaattttcttgaatttttGGTAATTTTTGTGGTCGATTTGGTGCGATTTTCAATGAGTGAGGCctcaaatttattattggtagaaatttcaaataagTAATTTTAGTATCGAGCTCAATAGTGACGGAACTAGCTCATAATTATTATTCAGTAAGCCTTTCAACAGAATTTGAGTAACCATTGTTTCAGTAATGTCGAAGTTTGCTCGGATCAACCTAGAAACAGCAAGTCCCTTAGACCTTGTATTCAATCTCGATAGTAACGATTCACAAAGAGGTGTAGATGGTACATTGGATCACGGTTTGTCCAAGAACAAGTACTTTTTACCACAAGATGCTAACGTTTCTAGCGTCAGAGAATTGGTGATAGATTCTCAGAGCAAAAGAAAGCTGCGCCTAGGAAATAGATTTGTGGAGAAGATGGAGGATAATTTGGTAAAATGGAGACCACCGCTATCCTCCAATAGAGGAACTGTAATGGCAATAGAGGGTAAACATCCTTACCAAATTGCTGCTGAGATTTATGCTCCTAATTGTGACCCAGAACTCTTCAGAACCGCCGACCAGAACAACGGAAATGCTACACAAAGGCAGATGAGCCATACAATGTTTGATTCTTTTACACATTGGTGGAAGGAGAACGCAAGAGGTGCCCTTGAACTACGCAGACAACAGTTTGAAGAGGAGATACTGGGACTGTCCGATTTGCAGGATATGGACCAAGTGGTAGAAGTCACCGTGGCACCAGCAATAAAGGAAGAACCACAACTTGAGGATACAGGAATGAATACAGAAACGCAGAGTGCGCTAACGAACAATACCGCTGAATTGGCTAGGCTAATATCTCAAGAAGATGAGCGCAGGCTAGAGATAAGTGACTTGTCAAACTCAGGTATATCATCTGGAGTGTCTTCACAAGGAACGTTCCTGGCTAGACCAATAGTTAAGACACCTCCTGCTGCTGTGGTCAGAAGAAGACAGCAGTTACAGCAGGAATTGAAACGTACAGGAGCCGTTCCACAGATATACGAAGAAGTTTACAATGCACCCGTACCGGTAGCTTATCTGCCCGTGTCAAATAATGACCCAAGATACTCTCAACAATTATCACAGCGACAACGAGAGCACGTCAGCCAGAATGATGGTCCATTATGGTCTTGCAGCCAAACGGATATAGTTTCAAAATTAAATGAGTGGTCAGTGGCAATAATGAACTGCTTAACTCCAATTACCCAGGATCACATAAACCCATAGTCCTAAAGGAACTCTACGTAGTAcaagtaaaaaataaaatcatgACCAGTATTAGCCAGAAGGCAGACAAATCTGGAAGATGCAAAAAAAGGCCTTTGTACAATAGCAGGTACAATTAACAGGCAAAACCAAACCAAATGGTCTTGTGTTATATTCGAACCATCCCAATCTCTTGGTAAGCCATTGACAAGTTAATCGAGCTCATCGCTGTTTTCAGTTGATTTTCTCTGGTTTAGCTTTAAGCACCCTTTAAACTGgaaaattaattaaaaattccaaattaattaaaatttcCAAATTACATTTTAGAGTTACAAAATCATAAAGTGTTTAGAATTTAGTATCAATAGAGCATATTATAatctcatttttttatgacTAGAACGTATATCATACATCTGACACAATAACACCatagttttttattttcctgAGACTGAGGGCCATATCGATTGTGGAGATAGTTTATTTAAGTCCTTATCATATTGTTTTgtatcaaaatttaaaagaTATCAGAAAGGGTTATTCAAGAGTAATAGTGTCACCGGGAGTAGAAGATACCATTCTGACACAAAATGGAGCGCATGGTGAAGGATGTTGTTGGACATCCCCAGGATCCTGATGAGAGATCAGATAACAGTGTGTCTGATCAGCCCAGGGTTGATGGTGGGAAGCAAAGTAATAAGGGTAACGTGGGCCATGGAAATGGGGTGAGTGATCATAAAAGACAAATGGTTTCTTTGAATCCGTATGGTCTATATCCAAGTACAGTACCGCCATTTGTACTTGAGTCAGACTTTCGAAGACTGCATGGCATTAACGATGATTTCAACGACAGAGAGGTCAGATGGGCAAATTTTATAGGAAACGTAGGCTCTAATGTTGCCTACTCTACAGAACAACGTCTACCAAGTCGGGGAATAGCAAATAATGCTACTCTCCGACACAATTATTCGGTCGGTAACATAAAGGATCAGCCAAACAGACATATTGAAGACATAATTG
The Nakaseomyces glabratus chromosome J, complete sequence genome window above contains:
- the RBS1 gene encoding Rbs1p (CAGL0J09130g~Has domain(s) with predicted nucleic acid binding activity), which produces MEEKPNVSNSESSSKNVNDLDCEELGLSPAMITALFKRPHDRQFIIDKEQAIINFIDSNQNSLELRPMNSYYRMLSHQIAEYHHLRHVIARSNDVSVILFKVEDTHKFRNKKPLLKSLEPLYVTENKSTVSEEESKPANNSAGNTKKFKILKRSKSKDDAITDNSSQENIQLTSETPETPLQESNNSSSSALLEEQRLKKEEEYNQIRQNLFENVNGDEVIDDNSLNDEDDGVHTDLSEVFGDVKTNNDSENQDTANGKDESTSAPYYRVKIVQEKFGGINDSKNGASPQPDEFQTSRNSLLTNQEYQYHYKGYQNRNSRRSFHSSNSASSLGNDMNPGYKSKNRSGSFTRRSSNSSINSRRSSYNNNSEYGGLHYGKYMQQIPQGTPAGFPMPYMMYPPHQMMQYQQIPHLGMFAGAGTIPIDGAGVPFSTSAPYMYPIPIPPTTDGINVPGNAAGSMTANFTPFSPSLPNGVHMSPIMVPSVPRYNLNSTNHRSHYSSNNSESKGYTRNNKYQKNSYRNKITTEGGSNESFDGSESEKSIDNGSNNNDREGNAPSYRSRGNEKGNSVSGDNSPKGEDILSLNQNLKTLSI
- a CDS encoding uncharacterized protein (CAGL0J09174g~Protein of unknown function), with product MSKFARINLETASPLDLVFNLDSNDSQRGVDGTLDHGLSKNKYFLPQDANVSSVRELVIDSQSKRKLRLGNRFVEKMEDNLVKWRPPLSSNRGTVMAIEGKHPYQIAAEIYAPNCDPELFRTADQNNGNATQRQMSHTMFDSFTHWWKENARGALELRRQQFEEEILGLSDLQDMDQVVEVTVAPAIKEEPQLEDTGMNTETQSALTNNTAELARLISQEDERRLEISDLSNSGISSGVSSQGTFLARPIVKTPPAAVVRRRQQLQQELKRTGAVPQIYEEVYNAPVPVAYLPVSNNDPRYSQQLSQRQREHVSQNDGPLWSCSQTDIVSKLNEWSVAIMNCLTPITQDHINP
- the RDI1 gene encoding Rdi1p (CAGL0J09152g~Ortholog(s) have Rho GDP-dissociation inhibitor activity), with the protein product MSEPDFNDFEESTNDDKYKVSEKKTVDEYKKLDAEDESLAKWKESLGLSSDVLPLEFPGDTRKVVIQKIQLLVDTEKEPITFDLTNETTIKELASKRYKVKEKSIYKLRITFKVQHEIITGLRYVQYIKKAGIAVDKIDDHLGSYAPNTKQKPFYEVELPESEAPSGFLARGNYSAVSKFIDDDKTTHLTLNWGVEIVKK